Proteins from a genomic interval of Verrucomicrobiota bacterium:
- the nifJ gene encoding pyruvate:ferredoxin (flavodoxin) oxidoreductase, which produces MKKPTHSIHDGNEAVASVAYRLSETIAIYPITPSSPMAEHCDEWSNASVPNLWQIVPEVTQLQSEGGVAGAIHGSLQAGTLSTSFTASQGLLLMIPNLYKIAGELTPFCLHVTARSLATHALSIFGDHSDVMACRQTGFALLASNSVQEAQDLAAISHAATLSSRIPFLHFFDGFRTSHEINTYETLSDSELRELIPLRDITSFRSRGLTPDAPVLRGTAQNPDVFFQAREAANTFYHAFPGIVEDTMEKFHRITGRSYHLFEYTGAQDAEDVVILMGSGAETAGETSNWLNQNGRKTGVLKVRLFRPFSVERFLQALPATVRRIAVLDRTKEPGAIGEPLYQDILSALSEGRQNPLYSSVSEPLVVGGRYGLGSKEFTPAMVRAVFDNLVAENPKNHFTVGIEDDVTHLSLPVDQDFDLTNDDCFEAVFVGLGSDGTVGANKNTIKIIGSETENFAQAYFVYDSKKSGAMTVSHLRFGPNPIRAPYLIKNASFVGCHQFSFIDRYDVLAHAGDGAIFLLNSPHGPESIWDRLPIEAQETILARKIRVYVVDAYKVAREAKMGDRINTIMQTCFFAISGILPREQAIGKIKSAIEKTYGKKGRPLVEKNFAAVDGSLANLHEVAVPQDATPSKRRILSPVPNEAPEFVKRVTGVMLAGKGDLLPVSAFPPDGTWPTGTTQWEKRGIAQSIPLWESDLCIQCGKCAFVCPHAAIRAKIYPQSYTGKLSPEFRSTAYKSKEVDDFLFTIQTAPEDCTGCNLCVTVCPAKDRKNPGRKAINMVPLQSVIEQERKNYDEFLKLPDPDTTSLTLDPKTSQLRKPLFEYSGACAGCGETPYLKLLTQLIGDRLIIANATGCSSIYGGNLPTTPYTVDENGRGPAWANSLFEDNAEFGFGIRFGVEKKSSMAREFLGMLGGSLGDERVSSILAAPQTTDLDIKIQRERVSDLKNALRNLNDPRAEALRHLADYLVRKSVWCVGGDGWAYDIGFGGLDHVLASGKNINVLVLDTEVYSNTGGQASKSTPIGAVAKFASGGKDCGKKDLGLVAMSYGHIYVASVAMGAKDGQTLNAFREADSYEGPSLVIAYSHCVGHGYNLSQGVDQQKKAVQSGYWPLFRYDPRLADEGENPLQLDSGDPRISLREYSENEVRFRMLFQSDPERAKDLHSSAEKNLSRRRRYYQHLACK; this is translated from the coding sequence ATGAAAAAACCGACCCACTCCATCCACGATGGGAACGAGGCCGTGGCTTCCGTTGCTTACCGTCTTAGTGAAACCATCGCGATCTACCCGATAACCCCCTCCTCTCCCATGGCAGAGCATTGTGATGAGTGGTCAAACGCTTCCGTGCCCAACCTCTGGCAAATCGTTCCCGAAGTCACCCAGCTCCAGTCCGAGGGCGGGGTTGCTGGTGCTATCCACGGGAGCCTTCAGGCTGGAACCCTGTCGACAAGCTTTACCGCATCTCAGGGTCTGCTCCTAATGATCCCCAACCTTTATAAGATCGCGGGAGAACTAACTCCATTCTGCCTTCACGTAACAGCGCGTAGTCTGGCGACTCACGCACTTTCGATCTTCGGTGATCACTCGGACGTAATGGCTTGCCGTCAAACCGGGTTTGCACTGCTCGCATCAAATTCGGTGCAGGAGGCACAGGACCTCGCTGCTATTTCACACGCGGCAACCCTTTCTTCCCGCATACCCTTTCTTCATTTCTTCGACGGCTTCCGGACCTCGCACGAGATCAACACCTACGAAACTCTTTCCGACAGCGAACTTCGCGAGCTCATCCCACTGCGTGATATTACTTCTTTCCGCTCCCGCGGATTAACGCCAGACGCTCCAGTCCTTAGAGGAACCGCGCAGAATCCGGATGTCTTCTTTCAGGCCAGGGAAGCTGCGAATACTTTTTACCACGCTTTTCCCGGTATTGTGGAAGATACCATGGAAAAGTTTCACCGAATCACGGGGCGCTCCTACCATCTGTTCGAATATACCGGTGCCCAAGACGCAGAGGATGTCGTCATTCTCATGGGATCGGGCGCTGAGACCGCTGGGGAAACATCCAACTGGCTCAACCAAAACGGCCGAAAAACCGGAGTCCTAAAAGTGAGGCTGTTCCGCCCCTTCTCCGTGGAGCGCTTTCTTCAGGCCCTCCCAGCGACCGTTCGCAGAATCGCCGTTCTTGATCGAACGAAAGAACCGGGTGCCATCGGTGAACCACTTTATCAGGATATTTTATCCGCTCTCTCAGAAGGACGACAAAACCCTCTCTACTCAAGCGTTTCGGAACCACTCGTCGTAGGGGGTCGCTACGGCCTCGGTTCCAAAGAATTCACCCCGGCAATGGTGAGAGCTGTCTTTGACAACCTCGTCGCAGAAAACCCGAAGAACCATTTCACCGTCGGGATCGAAGACGACGTGACCCATCTGTCCCTGCCGGTGGACCAAGATTTCGACCTTACCAACGACGATTGCTTTGAAGCAGTCTTTGTCGGACTAGGATCCGATGGAACCGTCGGGGCCAACAAGAACACGATTAAGATCATTGGTTCCGAAACCGAGAATTTTGCACAGGCCTACTTCGTTTACGACAGCAAGAAGTCCGGTGCAATGACCGTGTCCCACCTTCGTTTCGGACCCAATCCAATCCGCGCCCCTTATCTGATCAAAAACGCGAGTTTTGTCGGGTGCCATCAATTCTCATTTATTGATCGCTACGACGTTCTCGCTCACGCAGGGGACGGTGCCATTTTCCTTCTGAATTCACCCCACGGCCCGGAATCCATTTGGGACCGACTCCCAATCGAGGCCCAAGAGACCATCCTCGCGAGGAAGATCCGCGTCTATGTCGTAGACGCCTACAAGGTCGCCCGCGAAGCCAAGATGGGGGACCGGATCAATACCATCATGCAGACTTGCTTCTTCGCGATCTCAGGCATTCTACCGCGCGAGCAGGCAATCGGAAAGATCAAGTCCGCGATTGAAAAGACCTACGGAAAGAAGGGAAGGCCTCTCGTTGAGAAAAACTTCGCTGCCGTAGACGGTTCGCTTGCTAATCTGCATGAGGTAGCCGTTCCGCAGGATGCAACACCCTCGAAGAGGAGAATTCTTTCTCCCGTTCCCAATGAAGCGCCAGAATTCGTCAAGCGGGTGACTGGTGTCATGCTTGCAGGGAAGGGCGATCTCCTGCCCGTTTCCGCATTTCCTCCTGACGGCACCTGGCCCACCGGGACGACGCAATGGGAGAAAAGAGGGATCGCACAATCAATTCCACTCTGGGAATCCGATCTTTGCATTCAGTGCGGGAAGTGCGCCTTTGTATGTCCGCATGCTGCCATTCGCGCCAAGATTTATCCTCAATCATACACGGGAAAGCTCTCACCCGAATTCCGGTCGACGGCTTACAAGTCAAAAGAAGTCGACGACTTCCTCTTTACGATCCAAACCGCACCCGAGGACTGCACGGGATGCAACCTGTGCGTAACCGTCTGCCCGGCGAAAGACCGAAAGAATCCTGGCCGAAAAGCCATCAACATGGTTCCGCTTCAGTCTGTCATCGAGCAGGAGCGGAAGAACTATGACGAGTTTCTCAAGCTCCCCGATCCCGATACCACTTCACTCACCCTCGACCCGAAAACCAGTCAGCTGCGCAAGCCTCTGTTCGAATACTCAGGCGCCTGTGCCGGGTGTGGGGAAACGCCCTATCTCAAACTACTCACCCAACTGATTGGGGATCGCCTAATCATCGCCAATGCGACTGGTTGCTCTTCAATTTATGGAGGCAACCTTCCAACCACTCCTTACACCGTAGACGAGAACGGACGCGGTCCCGCGTGGGCGAACTCCCTCTTTGAGGATAATGCTGAATTCGGATTTGGGATTCGATTTGGCGTCGAGAAAAAGTCGTCGATGGCTCGCGAGTTTCTCGGGATGCTTGGGGGTTCTCTTGGCGATGAACGTGTGAGCTCGATCCTCGCTGCCCCACAAACGACCGATCTCGATATCAAAATCCAACGGGAGCGAGTCTCCGACCTGAAAAATGCTCTCCGCAATCTAAACGACCCGAGAGCCGAGGCCCTTCGACACCTTGCAGATTACCTCGTTCGGAAATCAGTTTGGTGCGTTGGCGGTGATGGATGGGCCTACGACATTGGTTTCGGCGGTCTCGACCACGTCCTCGCCAGTGGAAAGAACATTAACGTTCTCGTTCTCGACACCGAGGTATATTCCAATACAGGCGGCCAAGCCTCGAAGTCTACTCCGATTGGCGCCGTAGCAAAATTCGCGTCCGGCGGAAAGGACTGCGGAAAGAAGGATCTTGGCCTGGTTGCGATGAGCTACGGGCACATCTACGTCGCTTCCGTTGCGATGGGTGCCAAAGACGGCCAAACCTTGAACGCATTTCGGGAAGCCGATTCTTACGAAGGACCTTCTCTCGTCATCGCCTACAGTCACTGCGTCGGACACGGGTACAACTTAAGCCAAGGGGTGGACCAACAGAAAAAAGCCGTCCAGTCCGGTTATTGGCCATTGTTTCGTTACGATCCCCGACTTGCGGACGAAGGAGAGAACCCGCTACAACTCGACTCTGGCGACCCGAGAATTTCCCTGCGTGAATACAGCGAAAACGAGGTCCGGTTCCGGATGCTCTTCCAATCAGACCCGGAACGAGCGAAGGACCTCCACTCTTCTGCAGAGAAAAATCTCTCTCGCCGTCGCAGATACTACCAACATTTGGCCTGCAAGTAG
- the nth gene encoding endonuclease III — MLKKERVEFIRKKLAELYPETPVPLDHSDPFTLLVAVLLSAQCTDKRVNQVTPGLFAKASTPQEMVLLRVEEIREIIRPCGLSPTKAKAIAGLSRILLEEYGGNVPETFEELEMLPGVGHKTASVVMAQAFGQPAFPVDTHIHRLAKRWKLSSGKNVVTTESDLKRLFPREEWGQLHLRMIFFGREHCKARSCVKEQCPICGVLFPKKK; from the coding sequence ATGCTAAAAAAAGAGCGGGTTGAATTTATCCGTAAAAAGCTCGCGGAACTCTATCCAGAGACACCAGTGCCTTTGGACCACTCGGATCCGTTCACGCTACTGGTTGCTGTTTTACTTTCGGCTCAGTGCACCGACAAAAGGGTGAATCAGGTGACTCCTGGGCTCTTTGCCAAGGCTTCGACTCCTCAGGAAATGGTCTTACTCAGAGTCGAAGAGATTCGAGAAATCATTCGCCCCTGCGGCCTTTCACCCACGAAAGCAAAAGCGATTGCCGGTCTTTCGAGAATCCTTCTTGAGGAATACGGTGGGAACGTTCCCGAGACCTTTGAAGAATTGGAGATGTTGCCCGGAGTGGGTCACAAGACCGCGTCGGTGGTGATGGCACAGGCTTTTGGCCAGCCGGCGTTTCCTGTCGACACTCACATCCATCGCCTTGCAAAACGCTGGAAACTGAGCTCAGGAAAAAACGTGGTGACCACGGAGAGCGATCTGAAGCGCCTTTTCCCTCGTGAGGAGTGGGGCCAACTACACTTGCGGATGATTTTTTTCGGGCGTGAGCACTGCAAAGCCCGCTCGTGCGTGAAAGAGCAGTGCCCGATTTGCGGAGTTTTGTTTCCGAAGAAGAAGTAG
- a CDS encoding small basic protein: protein MSQHRSFQAGGSASLKKRNVLSRFERVELLRKRGEWKAGDRVVGLKKTKPEE, encoded by the coding sequence ATGTCACAGCATCGTAGTTTTCAAGCTGGTGGATCCGCCAGCCTCAAAAAGCGCAACGTTCTTTCCCGCTTTGAACGCGTAGAGCTCCTTCGCAAGCGCGGCGAGTGGAAGGCAGGCGACCGCGTGGTCGGTCTGAAAAAGACTAAGCCCGAGGAATAA
- a CDS encoding UDP-2,3-diacylglucosamine diphosphatase, with translation MKRVTLKFKTIILSDVHLGTRDCKIDEVNFFLKHSHSDRLILNGDIIDGWSLSRKGGWTKQHTRFIRLILKKLEKKDTEVVYLRGNHDDILYRFLPLEFDRLHIVNEFIHSTPRGDYLVVHGDGFDSITTNHKWIAILGAVGYQTLLRINRIYNKFRSWRGKPYYSLSKQIKAKVKGAVSFVDKFEDKLRDLARSKNCCGVICGHIHTAADKFVEEIHYLNSGDWVESRTVLVEHFDGSFEIFDFNEFERRLEEKAIRNEKDNRGSEEVELPPVEEDPVWENEAFLNGTPSPQR, from the coding sequence GTGAAAAGAGTCACTCTGAAGTTTAAGACAATTATTCTCTCAGATGTTCATCTCGGAACCCGCGACTGCAAGATCGACGAGGTGAACTTCTTTTTAAAACACTCTCACTCCGACCGGCTGATTCTCAATGGAGATATCATTGATGGGTGGAGCCTATCCCGCAAAGGAGGATGGACCAAACAACACACCCGTTTTATCCGGCTAATCTTGAAGAAACTGGAGAAGAAGGATACGGAGGTGGTTTACTTGCGGGGGAACCACGATGATATCTTGTATCGGTTCCTGCCGTTGGAGTTCGACCGCCTTCATATTGTAAATGAGTTCATCCACTCAACGCCCCGAGGAGACTATCTGGTGGTACACGGCGATGGTTTTGATTCCATTACCACCAACCACAAATGGATCGCTATCTTAGGGGCGGTAGGATACCAGACCCTCCTTCGGATCAACCGGATTTACAACAAGTTCAGGTCATGGAGAGGGAAGCCCTACTATTCGCTGAGCAAGCAGATCAAGGCGAAGGTTAAGGGTGCCGTCAGTTTTGTTGATAAGTTTGAAGACAAGCTTAGGGATTTGGCGCGGTCTAAAAACTGTTGCGGAGTGATTTGTGGACATATCCACACGGCAGCAGACAAATTCGTCGAGGAAATCCATTACCTGAACAGTGGAGACTGGGTTGAATCCAGAACGGTTTTAGTGGAGCATTTTGATGGGAGTTTTGAGATCTTCGATTTCAACGAGTTCGAACGTCGATTAGAGGAAAAGGCCATTCGAAATGAGAAGGACAACCGCGGGTCTGAGGAAGTAGAACTTCCCCCTGTTGAAGAGGATCCGGTGTGGGAGAACGAGGCTTTTCTCAACGGAACTCCCTCGCCGCAACGTTGA
- a CDS encoding heme-binding protein: MKVTRWVLSGLLTGGSLFGYEQAFPQTPPGEIQVKELPAGVLLESNSDASYFASSGKLFRPLFDYIDKRDIAMTTPVEAKVNPGEMYFWVAADEVDKVTGDTEQVRVVEVPERTVVSVGGRGSYSESNYREKEEELFAWLAANEQWKVVGDPVAVYWNGPFTLWFLKKFEVMVEVEPVAVDS; encoded by the coding sequence ATGAAGGTGACACGATGGGTCCTCTCCGGTCTCTTGACCGGAGGTTCTTTGTTTGGTTACGAGCAGGCTTTTCCTCAGACACCGCCGGGAGAGATTCAGGTAAAGGAGCTGCCCGCAGGGGTTCTTTTGGAGAGCAATTCGGACGCTAGTTATTTTGCCTCTTCAGGGAAACTTTTCCGGCCACTCTTTGACTACATAGACAAAAGAGACATTGCGATGACGACCCCTGTAGAGGCAAAGGTGAATCCGGGGGAAATGTATTTTTGGGTTGCTGCAGACGAAGTGGACAAAGTGACGGGCGATACGGAGCAGGTGAGAGTGGTTGAAGTCCCAGAGCGCACCGTTGTGTCCGTAGGTGGTCGTGGTTCCTACAGCGAAAGCAATTACCGCGAAAAAGAAGAAGAACTCTTCGCCTGGCTAGCCGCCAATGAGCAATGGAAGGTGGTCGGCGATCCTGTTGCGGTGTATTGGAATGGTCCCTTCACGCTCTGGTTTTTGAAAAAGTTTGAAGTGATGGTGGAGGTAGAACCCGTTGCGGTAGATTCCTGA
- the gluQRS gene encoding tRNA glutamyl-Q(34) synthetase GluQRS yields MQNESFYRGRIAPTPSGWLHAGHAKTFFEAWRRARSKKGSLVLRMEDIDRERCRNEFEGAILEDLEWLGIDWDEGINPGGPYSPYRQSERMGYYRSIWQSLAEDGLIYPCSYSRRELSLMGLDRESDGSWKIPPSKRESAFARGDAMDEEVNWRFKVPEGLKITFEDGVQGVQHFVAGEDFGDFLVWRKTGEPSYELAVVVDDIAMEITEVVRGEDLLLSTARQILLYQALGKEPPSFRHLPLVYDEKGNRLSKSERSLAVREMRASGMTQKEVLEWQPSGQRSHSERS; encoded by the coding sequence ATGCAGAATGAAAGCTTCTACAGGGGAAGAATCGCCCCCACTCCCTCAGGATGGCTGCATGCCGGGCACGCAAAGACGTTCTTTGAAGCATGGCGGCGTGCGAGGAGTAAGAAAGGGTCATTGGTCCTTAGGATGGAAGATATTGATCGGGAGAGGTGTCGAAATGAGTTTGAAGGAGCTATTTTGGAAGATCTGGAGTGGCTTGGAATCGACTGGGATGAAGGGATAAATCCTGGAGGGCCGTATTCGCCTTACCGTCAGAGCGAGAGAATGGGGTACTACAGGTCGATTTGGCAAAGCCTGGCAGAAGATGGACTCATCTACCCTTGTTCCTACTCGCGCAGAGAATTGAGTCTAATGGGATTGGATAGAGAATCGGACGGGTCCTGGAAAATCCCCCCGTCGAAACGGGAAAGTGCATTTGCCCGCGGAGACGCGATGGACGAAGAAGTGAACTGGAGATTCAAAGTGCCGGAGGGTTTAAAGATCACTTTTGAGGACGGGGTTCAGGGCGTTCAGCATTTTGTCGCAGGGGAGGATTTTGGGGACTTTCTTGTTTGGCGTAAAACAGGTGAGCCTTCCTATGAGTTGGCGGTTGTAGTGGATGACATCGCAATGGAGATCACAGAAGTCGTACGGGGAGAAGATTTGCTTCTTTCGACCGCGCGCCAGATTCTTCTTTATCAGGCTTTGGGCAAGGAGCCGCCCTCGTTTCGCCACCTCCCTTTAGTTTACGACGAGAAAGGGAATCGGCTCTCAAAGTCGGAACGCTCTTTGGCGGTTCGCGAGATGAGAGCCTCCGGGATGACGCAGAAGGAGGTCTTGGAGTGGCAACCTTCTGGTCAACGTAGCCACTCAGAAAGATCCTAA
- a CDS encoding DUF2059 domain-containing protein, protein MKISFFVALPLFLSVTSGTFAETVESAPSDESILELMELMEVEQILDQTIQSMESMMEMAISQSLATSGASKKDFEEAEKVREVMMEWLEEELSYDFLIELYVPSYRETFTQVEVDQLIEFFSGPVGQMLIRKQPELMNSFLQKYQSEIGPMMERFQTKLTESL, encoded by the coding sequence ATGAAAATATCATTCTTTGTTGCCCTCCCGCTGTTCTTGTCCGTCACCTCCGGCACATTCGCTGAAACCGTCGAGTCCGCACCATCCGACGAGTCGATTCTGGAGCTAATGGAGCTGATGGAGGTGGAACAAATCCTCGATCAAACCATCCAGAGCATGGAGAGCATGATGGAAATGGCGATCAGTCAGTCACTCGCCACCAGTGGCGCCAGCAAAAAGGATTTCGAGGAAGCCGAAAAAGTGAGGGAAGTCATGATGGAGTGGCTTGAAGAAGAGCTCAGCTACGACTTCCTTATCGAACTCTACGTGCCCTCGTATCGGGAGACATTCACTCAGGTTGAGGTGGATCAGTTGATTGAGTTTTTTTCAGGTCCAGTCGGCCAGATGTTGATTCGCAAGCAGCCCGAGCTTATGAACAGCTTCCTTCAGAAGTATCAGAGTGAAATCGGACCGATGATGGAACGTTTTCAAACCAAACTTACTGAAAGTCTTTAG
- a CDS encoding glutamate decarboxylase: MLHKKASPDSLDQTLNPTFGSRYISKEIPRYRMPDEEMPPKTAAQIIHDELMLDGNARLNLATFVTTWMEPEAKELMQLTFEKNMVDKDEYPQTAEIEMRCVNIMSELYNAPEDEKPCGCSTIGSSEAAMLGGMALKWMWRKRREAAGKPADKPNLILGIDVQVCWEKFCRYWEIEPRYIPIERGRYMVNSEEVIKRCDENTIGVVGILGTTFTGQYEPIKEINDALDELNAKTGWDVPLHVDAASGGFVAPFLQPDLEWDFRLKWVKSINVSGHKYGLVYPGVGWIIWRDEDELPEELVFKVNYLGGDMPTFALNFSRPGNQVIAQYYNFIRLGRDGYRRVMETSRDTARFLTQKLPDIGPFEILGPGEDIPVLAFRIREDADVNYTVFDISEHIRHRGWLIPAYTLPENAEDIAVLRIVVKEDFSRDMATLLLEDMTRVIADYASQPDRIAAQDSSTDKHRPKC, translated from the coding sequence ATGTTACACAAGAAAGCGAGCCCCGATTCTTTAGACCAAACCTTAAACCCTACGTTTGGGTCGCGTTACATTTCCAAGGAAATTCCTCGATACCGGATGCCGGATGAAGAAATGCCGCCAAAGACGGCCGCGCAAATCATTCACGACGAGCTGATGCTTGATGGCAATGCGAGGCTCAATTTGGCAACCTTCGTAACCACTTGGATGGAGCCCGAGGCAAAAGAACTCATGCAGCTCACCTTCGAGAAAAACATGGTCGACAAGGATGAGTATCCACAAACGGCTGAAATCGAAATGCGGTGCGTCAACATCATGTCGGAGCTGTATAACGCGCCGGAGGACGAGAAACCGTGCGGCTGTTCCACGATCGGTTCCAGCGAAGCTGCCATGCTCGGCGGAATGGCCTTGAAGTGGATGTGGCGCAAAAGGCGTGAAGCGGCAGGGAAACCCGCCGACAAACCGAACCTGATCCTGGGGATCGATGTTCAGGTGTGCTGGGAAAAGTTTTGTCGGTATTGGGAGATCGAGCCCCGTTACATTCCGATTGAGAGGGGTCGCTACATGGTGAACTCGGAAGAGGTGATCAAGCGATGTGATGAGAACACGATCGGAGTGGTCGGGATATTGGGCACCACTTTTACCGGTCAATACGAGCCTATCAAAGAGATCAACGACGCTCTTGATGAACTAAACGCCAAGACTGGCTGGGATGTGCCCCTCCATGTGGACGCAGCCAGCGGGGGTTTTGTCGCGCCGTTTCTCCAGCCGGATTTGGAATGGGATTTTCGCTTGAAGTGGGTCAAATCAATCAACGTCTCGGGGCACAAGTATGGGCTGGTATATCCGGGGGTTGGTTGGATTATTTGGAGGGACGAGGATGAGCTCCCAGAGGAGTTGGTCTTTAAGGTCAACTATCTTGGGGGTGACATGCCGACGTTTGCATTGAATTTCTCCCGACCGGGGAATCAGGTGATTGCGCAGTACTATAATTTTATCCGTTTGGGTCGGGACGGTTATCGGAGGGTGATGGAAACCTCGCGGGACACGGCTCGCTTCCTCACGCAGAAGCTACCGGATATCGGGCCGTTTGAAATTCTGGGTCCGGGTGAAGATATTCCCGTTCTGGCCTTTCGCATTCGTGAGGATGCAGACGTGAACTACACGGTTTTTGATATCTCGGAACATATTCGACACCGCGGGTGGCTGATACCTGCCTACACACTGCCTGAAAATGCTGAAGATATTGCGGTGCTGAGGATCGTAGTGAAAGAAGACTTTAGTCGCGATATGGCGACTCTCCTGCTAGAGGATATGACAAGAGTGATTGCGGATTACGCTAGTCAGCCAGACCGGATAGCGGCTCAGGATTCGTCCACCGACAAGCATCGTCCGAAGTGCTAA
- a CDS encoding rhodanese-related sulfurtransferase produces the protein MSKEDSLLVTSLYRFIEVVDPPALRQRIYDAGVERGLKGTILVAPEGINGTIVGIEEEVERFLSYLETEEGITDIPIRESRCKEFPFQRWKVRLKKEIVTLGVEGVSPTKQVGKYLEPDEWNEMLKGGDVTVVDTRNHYETRIGKFAHAVDPATENFRDFPRWVETHLDPNMSPKVAMYCTGGIRCEKATSLLLQKGFKEVYHLKGGILRYLEETPSEESLWEGDCFVFDDRVSVDPNLEQGAYTICEGCQLPVLRTELDQCNCQELKRPSKSINQTVL, from the coding sequence ATGTCCAAGGAAGATTCCCTACTGGTCACTTCACTCTACCGCTTCATTGAAGTTGTGGATCCGCCTGCGCTTCGTCAGCGGATATACGATGCTGGTGTCGAAAGGGGCTTGAAGGGAACTATTCTTGTCGCTCCAGAGGGAATCAACGGGACCATTGTCGGAATAGAAGAGGAGGTTGAGCGATTTCTGAGTTACCTTGAAACAGAGGAAGGCATCACGGACATTCCGATAAGAGAAAGCCGCTGCAAAGAGTTTCCCTTTCAGAGGTGGAAGGTGCGCCTAAAAAAAGAGATTGTCACCCTTGGCGTAGAAGGAGTGAGCCCAACCAAGCAGGTCGGCAAGTATCTCGAACCCGACGAATGGAACGAGATGCTCAAAGGTGGGGACGTAACCGTTGTAGACACCCGGAACCATTACGAAACCCGGATCGGAAAGTTCGCACACGCCGTTGATCCTGCGACAGAGAACTTTCGAGACTTTCCCCGATGGGTGGAGACCCACCTCGATCCGAACATGAGTCCCAAGGTTGCCATGTATTGCACCGGCGGGATTCGCTGCGAAAAAGCGACCAGCCTTCTTTTGCAAAAGGGGTTCAAGGAGGTTTACCACCTGAAAGGGGGCATCCTCCGCTACCTTGAAGAAACTCCTTCAGAAGAGAGCCTGTGGGAGGGCGATTGTTTTGTTTTCGATGATCGCGTCTCTGTCGACCCAAACCTCGAACAAGGCGCATACACCATTTGCGAGGGATGCCAGTTACCCGTTTTGAGGACCGAGCTGGATCAGTGTAACTGCCAGGAACTGAAGCGTCCCAGCAAGAGCATCAACCAAACGGTGCTTTAG
- the hisA gene encoding 1-(5-phosphoribosyl)-5-[(5-phosphoribosylamino)methylideneamino]imidazole-4-carboxamide isomerase, with protein MFTIYPAIDLKGGRCVRLLHGRADKETVYFEDPMEAADMWMEQGAEWLHVVDLDGAFTGELTHLDLIRRIAALGMKVEMGGGLRDEESISRALEAGASRAVVGTSAVEKPDFPRKIVEAFGSDAVAIGLDAKDGKLSLQGWVKDSGIETVEFGRRLQGDGITTVIHTDISTDGALTGPNLLRQAELCESCPDLSVIASGGVASLADVQALNELSHTHKNLTGVIVGRAIYEDRVSVKEMIDTVSAKE; from the coding sequence ATGTTTACAATCTATCCAGCGATTGACCTGAAAGGGGGCCGTTGTGTTCGCCTCCTGCATGGCCGTGCGGACAAGGAAACCGTCTATTTCGAAGATCCTATGGAGGCCGCGGACATGTGGATGGAACAGGGGGCCGAATGGTTACATGTGGTCGATTTGGATGGTGCGTTCACCGGAGAGCTTACCCACTTGGATCTCATCCGAAGGATTGCGGCTTTAGGCATGAAGGTCGAAATGGGTGGTGGCCTCCGAGATGAGGAATCGATTTCGCGGGCTCTGGAGGCGGGTGCGTCCCGGGCTGTGGTTGGAACATCCGCAGTCGAAAAACCGGATTTCCCCCGGAAGATCGTTGAGGCGTTCGGATCTGATGCGGTGGCTATTGGGTTGGACGCAAAGGATGGGAAATTGTCCCTTCAGGGTTGGGTCAAGGACTCGGGTATCGAGACGGTGGAATTCGGTAGGCGGTTGCAAGGAGACGGAATTACGACAGTGATCCACACGGACATCTCAACAGACGGCGCCTTGACGGGTCCGAATCTTCTACGACAAGCGGAGCTTTGCGAATCGTGCCCGGATTTGTCCGTAATCGCGTCTGGAGGAGTCGCTAGTCTTGCCGATGTACAGGCCCTGAACGAGTTGTCCCACACTCACAAAAACCTCACTGGCGTTATAGTCGGTCGGGCGATTTACGAAGATCGCGTCTCAGTGAAAGAGATGATTGATACTGTTTCGGCGAAAGAGTAG